Proteins from a genomic interval of Pecten maximus chromosome 13, xPecMax1.1, whole genome shotgun sequence:
- the LOC117340929 gene encoding homeobox protein BarH-like 1, whose translation MFGHLYPQKMSSSSSSSSFFIRDILGSEVGTSNPTPPGKFYSGMDQNLMGVSQPYLTHSYQNGSVGTVSTPTLGMTPYQASVYNAMQRGFPLDGMMDLRDAMTVPIPLPVYIRSRSPGDAESLMKPRKCRRSRTVFTDLQLMGLEKRFEGQKYLSTPERLDLADSLGLTQIQVKTWYQNRRMKWKKMVMQKGGSESPTKPKGRPRKDNYDVQREQHGTRQTQERSPETPPMRINFVNDNSQSESVSKNIVYQKVFHKPYLGDDDADKYD comes from the exons ATGTTTGGACATTTGTATCCTCAAAAAATGTCTTCCTCCTCCTCATCTTCGTCGTTTTTTATCCGGGATATTTTGGGATCGGAAGTAGGGACATCGAATCCGACGCCGCCAGGGAAATTCTATTCCGGGATGGACCAGAATCTTATGGGTGTTTCCCAACCCTACCTCACCCACTCCTACCAGAATGGATCCGTCGGGACTGTTTCCACGCCCACTTTAGGAATGACTCCATACCAGGCCAGTGTCTACAATGCAATGCAAAGAG GGTTTCCTCTTGATGGCATGATGGATCTGAGGGATGCCATGACTGTGCCTATTCCACTTCCGGTTTacataaggtcaaggtcacccgGAGACGCGGAAAGTCTGATGAAGCCGAGAAAATGCAGGCGAAGCAGGACAGTTTTCACTGACTTGCAGTTGATGGGTTTAGAGAAACGTTTTGAGGGACAAAAATATTTGTCTACGCCGGAAAGGCTGGATTTGGCTGACAGTCTTGGACTTACCCAGATTCAGGTCAAAACCTGGTACCAAAACAGACGGATGAAATGGAAGAAAATG GTCATGCAGAAAGGTGGGTCTGAATCACCGACAAAACCAAAAGGCAGACCAAGGAAAGATAACTACGATGTCCAGAGGGAACAGCATGGAACACGTCAAACACAAGAACGTTCACCTGAAACTCCACCAATGAGAATCAACTTTGTAAATGACAATAGCCAATCAGAATCCGTTTCTAAAAATATCGTTTATCAGAAGGTCTTTCATAAGCCTTATCTGGGTGATGATGATGCAGACAAATATGATTAA